A part of Candidatus Methylomirabilota bacterium genomic DNA contains:
- the ispF gene encoding 2-C-methyl-D-erythritol 2,4-cyclodiphosphate synthase — MRIGIGYDIHPLVSGRPLILGGVEILYEKGLDGHSDADVLTHSVIDAVLGAAGEGDIGHHFGVSDPQYRDVRSLHLLEESWHRVKAKGFRIGNVDVTVVAEAPRLAPHLAGMAANVSQALEVETARINIKPTTAKGLGPLGSGEGIACLAVVLLVEEG, encoded by the coding sequence GTGCGGATCGGCATCGGTTACGACATCCATCCCCTCGTCTCCGGACGCCCTCTGATTTTGGGGGGGGTCGAGATCCTGTACGAAAAGGGGCTCGACGGCCACTCAGACGCCGACGTCCTGACGCATTCCGTGATCGATGCGGTGCTCGGGGCTGCGGGCGAAGGGGATATCGGTCACCACTTTGGGGTGAGTGATCCTCAATACCGCGACGTACGCAGTCTTCATCTCCTCGAGGAGAGCTGGCACCGGGTGAAAGCGAAAGGCTTCCGCATTGGCAACGTTGATGTGACGGTGGTGGCCGAAGCACCCCGTTTGGCCCCGCATCTGGCAGGCATGGCGGCCAACGTGTCCCAGGCATTAGAAGTAGAGACAGCCCGAATCAACATTAAGCCGACCACGGCTAAAGGTCTGGGCCCACTCGGATCCGGTGAGGGGATCGCCTGCCTCGCTGTTGTCCTCCTGGTGGAGGAGGGTTAA
- the cysS gene encoding cysteine--tRNA ligase: MRIYNTQSRQKELFKPLTPGQVRMYVCGITAYDLSHIGHARSALVFDVIRRYLEFKGYEVRFIHNFTDVDDKIIKKAEQRGASAGEISEEYIAEYQKDMERLGILPATVEPKATEYIPQMIALIERLVARGFAYIVDGDVYFEVRRFPPYGRLSGKNLDELLAGARVEVDERKRDPHDFALWKSAKPGEPSWESPWGPGRPGWHIECSAMSMEHLGESFDIHGGGEDLIFPHHDCEIAQSEAVTDKPFVRYWIHNGFVQINQEKMSKSLGNFFTVREIFEKSPYGAPVTAEALRYFLVGTHYRSPLDFSDDGLWEAKRALDRFYDLFVRLDESSAAKGPGDRLLLSLLEQFGGAFRQAMDDDFNTPAAIAQLQVLRGEMNRLLETGLSKEACESAREEFRSFGRVLGLLQLSFREWEFGIVVRPHTADVVVVGEEVELRLSKESLTDEEIERQVAERNEARRRKDFKKADDIRAELASFGITIEDRPDGTSRWKR, from the coding sequence ATGCGAATCTATAACACCCAAAGCCGACAAAAGGAGCTTTTCAAGCCGCTGACACCCGGGCAGGTCCGCATGTATGTCTGCGGGATTACGGCGTACGACCTCAGCCACATCGGCCATGCCCGGTCCGCGCTCGTCTTCGATGTGATCCGCCGGTACTTAGAATTCAAGGGGTACGAGGTTAGATTCATCCACAACTTCACGGATGTGGATGACAAAATTATCAAAAAGGCGGAACAGAGGGGTGCTTCGGCAGGGGAAATATCCGAAGAGTACATCGCCGAGTACCAGAAGGATATGGAGAGGCTCGGGATCCTTCCCGCCACGGTCGAGCCCAAGGCCACGGAGTACATTCCCCAAATGATCGCGCTGATCGAGCGACTTGTTGCCCGGGGCTTCGCCTACATCGTCGACGGCGATGTCTATTTTGAGGTCAGGCGGTTCCCTCCGTACGGACGCCTGTCGGGGAAGAACCTTGACGAACTGCTGGCCGGCGCGCGTGTGGAGGTAGACGAGCGCAAGCGGGATCCGCACGACTTCGCGCTCTGGAAATCGGCAAAACCGGGCGAGCCATCGTGGGAGAGCCCATGGGGTCCAGGACGGCCGGGCTGGCACATCGAATGTTCGGCCATGTCGATGGAGCACCTCGGCGAGTCCTTTGACATCCATGGCGGCGGCGAAGACCTAATATTCCCGCACCACGATTGCGAGATCGCGCAGTCCGAGGCCGTGACGGACAAGCCCTTCGTCCGTTACTGGATCCATAATGGGTTCGTCCAGATCAACCAAGAGAAGATGTCCAAGTCCCTCGGTAATTTTTTTACGGTCCGCGAGATTTTTGAAAAATCGCCGTATGGGGCTCCCGTCACGGCCGAGGCGCTCCGGTATTTTCTTGTCGGCACCCATTATCGAAGCCCGCTGGATTTTTCCGATGACGGCTTGTGGGAGGCCAAACGTGCGCTGGACAGGTTCTACGACCTGTTTGTACGTCTTGACGAGTCGTCCGCAGCGAAAGGACCAGGGGATAGGCTGTTACTATCGTTGCTTGAGCAGTTCGGCGGAGCGTTTCGCCAGGCAATGGATGATGACTTCAACACCCCAGCAGCTATTGCACAGCTCCAGGTTCTGCGCGGCGAGATGAACCGTTTGTTGGAGACCGGATTGTCCAAGGAGGCATGCGAAAGCGCGCGCGAGGAGTTTCGATCATTCGGTCGGGTGCTTGGTCTACTTCAGTTGTCGTTCCGAGAATGGGAGTTTGGGATCGTGGTCCGACCGCACACGGCTGATGTTGTCGTCGTGGGAGAGGAAGTGGAGCTGAGGCTAAGTAAGGAGTCTCTGACCGATGAAGAGATCGAGCGGCAGGTTGCCGAACGAAACGAAGCGCGGAGAAGAAAAGATTTCAAGAAGGCGGATGATATTCGGGCAGAGCTCGCCTCGTTCGGGATTACGATAGAGGATCGGCCAGATGGTACCAGCCGGTGGAAACGATGA
- the rlmB gene encoding 23S rRNA (guanosine(2251)-2'-O)-methyltransferase RlmB, which translates to MVPAGGNDDAREVIYGLRAVREALRAGTRPLLRILVLRQDRQFADLARLARTARIPVHIEPKQVLDRLVPGGKHQGVIGVVAAKRYADPLDIVRYAHRRGEPPFLVILDGVEDPHNLGAVIRTAEAVGVHGVVLPERRAVGLTGTVAKASAGALEHVRVARTPNLSRVIESLRAEGLWIFALDHRASKPYTALDLTGPIALVLGGEGKGIRPGVLDKCDDSASIPMQGRVESLNVSVAGAVLMYEVLRQRMLQAKIQEK; encoded by the coding sequence ATGGTACCAGCCGGTGGAAACGATGACGCACGCGAGGTCATATATGGCCTCCGTGCTGTACGGGAAGCGCTTCGAGCAGGGACCCGACCGCTTTTGCGGATTCTGGTCTTGCGACAGGATCGTCAATTTGCGGATCTCGCCCGGCTGGCTCGAACCGCGCGGATCCCCGTCCACATCGAGCCAAAGCAGGTACTAGATCGGCTCGTACCGGGAGGCAAACATCAAGGTGTTATCGGGGTCGTGGCAGCCAAGCGGTATGCCGATCCCCTGGACATCGTGCGGTACGCGCATCGACGCGGCGAGCCGCCGTTTCTCGTCATCCTGGACGGGGTGGAGGATCCGCACAATCTCGGTGCAGTGATTCGGACCGCCGAGGCCGTGGGGGTGCACGGCGTGGTTCTCCCCGAACGGCGCGCCGTCGGCCTCACGGGGACCGTAGCCAAAGCGTCAGCCGGGGCCCTGGAGCACGTTCGGGTCGCCCGGACACCCAATCTCTCGCGTGTGATCGAGAGTCTAAGGGCTGAGGGGCTTTGGATCTTTGCGCTGGATCACCGTGCTTCAAAGCCATACACGGCGCTGGACCTCACTGGTCCTATCGCGTTGGTTTTAGGAGGCGAAGGCAAAGGCATTCGGCCCGGCGTGCTGGACAAATGTGACGATAGCGCCAGCATTCCGATGCAAGGGCGTGTCGAGTCGCTGAATGTGAGTGTTGCCGGTGCAGTCCTGATGTACGAGGTGCTCCGACAACGGATGCTTCAAGCGAAAATTCAAGAAAAGTAG
- a CDS encoding tetratricopeptide repeat protein, translating into MRPWCVVISVGFLCTGVPLAAQAVPLATRDVATHNQRGVELSAKGEHREAIAEFERALSLAPSHPVVRRNLAHAHGNRAALLLREQAFQEAADQYQAAIELSPKEQRFYVGLGVAFLALREMPQAVEVFRQARDLDPQNVEVYRYLGETYYRQGDPKEAVRTWEEGLRIRPGDQELERRIAQVEGERQVHERYEHQTGHHFALRYVGEVPEELGGEILELLEQAYDEVGYDLNHYPQDTVEVIIYSDADFQRVTHLPGWVSAAFEERGSRIRIPIRGIRQGTDLRALLYHEYTHVVIRDVTGGKVPTWLNEGLALIEQRTPLDGAVGTVRQLADEKKLPSLGALNGSFVKLTGPEASVAYAVSYTAAKFLIERWSRWDAQRLLRQLGEGLPFEEALEETTRLTLPEFEQEWREWLVRGY; encoded by the coding sequence GTGCGTCCTTGGTGTGTGGTTATCAGCGTCGGGTTCCTCTGCACGGGGGTTCCGTTGGCCGCCCAGGCGGTTCCGCTGGCCACTCGGGATGTCGCCACGCATAATCAACGAGGGGTGGAACTCAGTGCCAAGGGGGAGCATCGCGAGGCGATTGCCGAGTTTGAAAGAGCCTTAAGCCTCGCCCCATCCCATCCGGTGGTCCGGCGGAATCTGGCTCATGCGCACGGAAATCGTGCCGCCCTGCTGCTTCGGGAGCAGGCCTTCCAGGAGGCGGCGGATCAGTACCAGGCGGCGATTGAGCTGTCACCAAAGGAGCAACGATTTTACGTGGGGCTCGGGGTGGCTTTTCTCGCCCTCCGGGAGATGCCCCAGGCCGTGGAGGTTTTCAGGCAGGCCCGCGATCTCGACCCACAGAATGTAGAAGTCTATCGGTATCTGGGGGAGACCTATTACCGACAGGGGGATCCCAAGGAGGCAGTGAGGACCTGGGAAGAAGGGCTGAGAATCCGCCCTGGGGATCAGGAGCTCGAACGGCGTATCGCCCAAGTCGAAGGGGAACGGCAGGTTCACGAAAGGTACGAGCACCAGACCGGGCACCACTTTGCCCTCCGGTACGTGGGTGAGGTTCCCGAAGAGCTGGGTGGGGAGATCCTCGAGCTACTGGAACAGGCGTACGACGAGGTGGGGTACGACCTGAACCACTATCCCCAGGACACGGTTGAGGTCATTATCTATTCCGATGCCGACTTTCAACGGGTCACTCATCTGCCGGGATGGGTTTCTGCGGCATTTGAAGAACGGGGGAGTCGGATCCGCATTCCCATCCGGGGGATCAGGCAGGGCACAGATCTTCGAGCGCTGTTGTACCATGAATACACCCATGTGGTCATTCGGGACGTTACGGGTGGGAAGGTCCCCACCTGGTTGAATGAGGGATTGGCCCTGATAGAGCAGCGGACTCCTTTGGATGGCGCGGTCGGGACGGTCCGGCAACTGGCGGACGAGAAGAAACTCCCCTCGTTGGGTGCCCTGAATGGCTCCTTTGTGAAACTCACAGGGCCGGAGGCGAGTGTTGCCTACGCCGTCAGTTATACGGCCGCCAAATTTCTCATCGAGCGGTGGAGCCGCTGGGACGCGCAGCGACTCCTTCGACAGCTCGGCGAGGGGTTGCCCTTTGAAGAAGCGCTGGAGGAGACCACTCGACTGACGCTACCGGAGTTCGAGCAAGAATGGCGCGAATGGCTCGTTAGGGGATATTGA
- the tuf gene encoding elongation factor Tu — protein MAKQKFARTKEHVNVGTIGHIDHGKTTLTAAITKCLHAQNPQVQFVPFDQIDKAPEEKERGITIAIAHVEYETAKRHYAHVDCPGHVDYIKNMITGAAQMDGAILVVAANDGPMPQTREHILLARQVNVPSLVVFLNKVDMVDDPELLELVELELQELLSHYGFLGDQIPIVRGSALKALETGECQSILELMEAVDSYIPLPARPIDKPFQMPIEDVFTISGRGTVVTGRIERGVIKVGEEVQIVGIRETEKTVVTGVEMFRKTLDQGQAGDNVGLLLRGTKREEVERGQVVAKPGSITPHIKFQAECYVLTKEEGGRHTPFFSGYRPQFYFRTTDVTGVASLPEGVEMVMPGDNVRLSIELIQPIALEKELRFAIREGGKTVGAGVVSEMVG, from the coding sequence ATGGCGAAGCAAAAATTCGCGCGGACCAAAGAGCATGTGAACGTTGGAACCATTGGGCACATTGACCACGGCAAGACAACGCTGACGGCGGCCATCACGAAATGTCTGCATGCGCAGAATCCCCAGGTTCAGTTCGTCCCCTTCGACCAGATCGACAAGGCCCCGGAGGAGAAGGAGCGAGGAATCACCATCGCCATAGCCCATGTGGAGTACGAGACGGCGAAGCGGCACTACGCTCATGTCGACTGTCCAGGGCACGTGGACTACATCAAGAACATGATCACGGGGGCGGCACAGATGGACGGGGCGATCCTCGTGGTGGCGGCCAATGACGGACCGATGCCCCAGACGCGGGAACACATCCTGCTGGCGCGGCAGGTGAACGTCCCGAGCCTGGTGGTCTTCCTGAACAAGGTGGACATGGTAGATGACCCGGAACTCCTCGAACTCGTCGAGCTGGAGCTCCAAGAGCTGCTGAGTCATTATGGCTTTCTGGGGGACCAGATCCCGATCGTCAGGGGAAGCGCGCTCAAGGCGTTGGAGACGGGTGAATGTCAGAGCATCCTCGAGCTCATGGAGGCAGTGGATAGCTACATCCCGCTCCCCGCGCGACCGATCGATAAGCCCTTCCAGATGCCGATCGAGGATGTCTTCACCATCTCGGGCCGAGGGACTGTGGTGACCGGTCGGATAGAGCGGGGGGTCATCAAGGTGGGAGAAGAGGTCCAGATCGTGGGCATCCGGGAGACCGAGAAGACCGTGGTGACCGGGGTGGAGATGTTCCGGAAGACCCTGGACCAGGGGCAAGCGGGTGATAACGTGGGTCTGCTTTTGCGGGGGACCAAGCGGGAGGAGGTGGAGCGGGGGCAAGTAGTGGCCAAGCCCGGCTCGATCACCCCCCACATCAAGTTCCAGGCGGAGTGCTACGTCCTGACCAAGGAGGAGGGGGGACGGCACACTCCCTTCTTCTCGGGGTACCGGCCCCAGTTTTATTTCCGGACCACGGACGTGACGGGGGTCGCCAGCCTGCCAGAAGGCGTTGAGATGGTGATGCCGGGAGACAACGTGCGCCTCAGCATAGAGCTGATCCAGCCGATCGCCCTCGAGAAGGAGCTGCGGTTTGCCATCCGGGAGGGGGGCAAGACCGTAGGCGCGGGCGTCGTGAGTGAGATGGTCGGGTAG
- the rpmG gene encoding 50S ribosomal protein L33: MREIIALGCTDCKRRNYSTTKNKKNTPDRLERKKYCRWCRKHTTHKEVR; encoded by the coding sequence ATGCGAGAGATCATCGCCTTAGGCTGCACGGATTGCAAGCGTCGCAACTATTCGACGACGAAAAATAAGAAAAATACACCGGACCGGCTGGAGCGGAAGAAATATTGTCGGTGGTGTCGGAAGCACACCACCCACAAAGAAGTCAGGTAG
- the secE gene encoding preprotein translocase subunit SecE has protein sequence MRDWIGKTTRFLKEVRTEMGKVSWPPRKQVIGSTAVVIVSVFIVSLFLGLVDVIVRTVMATVLR, from the coding sequence GTGCGGGACTGGATCGGGAAGACCACCCGGTTTCTGAAGGAAGTTCGGACTGAGATGGGGAAGGTGAGTTGGCCTCCGCGCAAGCAGGTCATCGGCTCGACCGCCGTCGTCATCGTCTCGGTGTTCATTGTGTCTTTATTCTTGGGACTAGTCGACGTCATTGTTCGAACGGTCATGGCGACCGTCCTTCGTTGA
- the nusG gene encoding transcription termination/antitermination protein NusG: MSVHTLEQKEQRWYVVHTYSGFESKVKSSIEQRATTLGLREKISEILIPTEDVVELKKGKKRIASRKFFPGYVLIRMEMSDDLWYLVRSTPKVTGFVGPGTRPIPIPEEEVAHIRQQVEEGAEKPKHKVQFVRGEAVRVIDGPFTNFTGIVDEIRPEKGRLKVMVSIFGRPTPVDLEFLQVEKV, translated from the coding sequence ATGAGTGTGCATACGTTAGAACAGAAAGAACAACGGTGGTACGTGGTTCACACCTACTCGGGGTTCGAGAGCAAGGTCAAGTCGAGCATCGAGCAGAGGGCGACTACCCTGGGCCTCCGAGAAAAAATCTCGGAAATCCTGATCCCCACCGAGGATGTGGTTGAACTCAAGAAGGGGAAGAAGCGAATCGCGTCCCGCAAGTTCTTTCCCGGTTACGTCCTTATCCGGATGGAGATGTCAGATGATTTGTGGTACCTGGTCCGCAGCACCCCAAAGGTGACCGGGTTTGTCGGACCCGGGACCCGGCCCATCCCCATCCCCGAGGAGGAAGTTGCTCACATCCGCCAGCAGGTGGAGGAAGGCGCGGAGAAGCCCAAGCATAAGGTCCAGTTTGTACGGGGCGAGGCGGTCCGGGTCATTGATGGTCCCTTTACCAACTTCACCGGCATCGTTGACGAGATTAGACCCGAGAAGGGACGGCTCAAAGTTATGGTAAGCATCTTTGGTCGACCCACGCCGGTGGATTTAGAGTTTTTGCAAGTGGAGAAAGTATAA
- the rplK gene encoding 50S ribosomal protein L11: MAKKVVAMVKLQVPAGKANPSPPVGPALGQHGVNIMEFCKAFNAKTQQQEGLIIPAVITVYADRSFTFITKTPPTSILLKQAAGIAQASKEPNRVKVGKVTRAQAQEIAKTKLPDLNANSLDAAVRIVEGTARSMGIEVVP; this comes from the coding sequence ATGGCGAAGAAAGTCGTGGCAATGGTGAAGCTGCAAGTCCCGGCAGGCAAGGCGAATCCTTCTCCGCCGGTAGGTCCGGCCCTCGGGCAGCACGGTGTGAACATCATGGAGTTCTGCAAGGCCTTTAACGCAAAGACCCAACAGCAAGAGGGGCTGATCATCCCGGCGGTGATCACCGTCTATGCCGATCGTTCTTTTACCTTTATCACCAAGACCCCGCCCACCTCTATCCTGCTGAAGCAAGCTGCGGGGATCGCGCAGGCCTCTAAGGAGCCGAACCGGGTCAAGGTAGGAAAGGTGACTCGGGCCCAGGCACAAGAGATTGCCAAGACCAAGCTCCCGGACCTCAATGCTAATTCCCTCGATGCGGCTGTCCGGATCGTGGAGGGAACGGCCCGGAGCATGGGAATCGAAGTCGTTCCATGA
- the rplA gene encoding 50S ribosomal protein L1: MAQHSKRFAKAVTTVAERAPQPVDLKTAISVLKAVDSAKFNETMEVAVRLGVDPRKADQMIRGTVVLPHGTGKSVRVLVFAKGEKEKEAQEAGADLVGCEDLMERIQQGWLEFDRAIATPDVMGQVGKLGKILGPRGLMPNPKTGTVTFDVGRAVKEFKAGKIEYRVDKAGIIHAPFGKVSFSEDQLTENAAVLLEALVRAKPPTSKGKFLKAISISSTMGPSVQVDVGTISGGAK, from the coding sequence GTGGCGCAGCACTCGAAGCGATTTGCCAAGGCGGTGACGACGGTGGCGGAACGGGCGCCGCAGCCCGTCGACCTCAAGACAGCCATCTCTGTGCTCAAAGCGGTGGACTCGGCCAAGTTCAACGAGACCATGGAGGTAGCGGTGCGTCTCGGCGTGGACCCGCGGAAGGCCGATCAGATGATCCGGGGGACGGTAGTCCTTCCGCACGGGACCGGCAAATCAGTCCGGGTTCTGGTCTTTGCCAAGGGAGAAAAGGAAAAAGAGGCGCAGGAGGCAGGGGCCGACCTCGTGGGTTGCGAGGATCTGATGGAGAGGATTCAGCAGGGGTGGTTGGAATTTGACCGGGCCATTGCCACGCCTGATGTCATGGGCCAAGTGGGGAAGTTGGGAAAGATCCTGGGTCCCCGGGGGCTCATGCCCAACCCCAAAACAGGGACGGTCACCTTTGATGTCGGCCGAGCGGTCAAGGAGTTTAAGGCGGGCAAAATCGAGTACCGGGTGGATAAGGCCGGCATTATCCATGCCCCTTTTGGGAAGGTCTCTTTCTCGGAGGATCAACTGACGGAGAACGCCGCCGTCCTCCTCGAGGCCCTGGTCCGGGCAAAGCCCCCGACGAGCAAGGGGAAGTTCCTCAAAGCAATTTCCATCTCTTCGACGATGGGGCCGTCGGTTCAGGTCGACGTAGGCACCATTTCCGGGGGAGCCAAGTAG
- the rplJ gene encoding 50S ribosomal protein L10 → MVRVSARRQARVEEVERLKERFRDAKSMVLTDYRGLTVAEITALRRALREASAEYRVVKNSLAQLAAQELGIEELERYLKGPTAVAFGSGDLVATAKILTAFSKKAPVLQVKVGVVDGQLLPREEVLAMTELPPREVMLARLLGVMAAPLSGLVTVLSGSLRGLVVGLDQVRQKREGIEG, encoded by the coding sequence ATGGTTCGGGTATCAGCAAGGCGCCAGGCACGGGTAGAAGAAGTCGAGCGACTGAAGGAGAGGTTTCGGGACGCTAAGAGTATGGTCCTGACCGATTATCGGGGCCTGACGGTCGCCGAAATCACGGCGCTCCGGCGTGCGCTGCGTGAGGCCTCTGCTGAATACCGAGTCGTGAAGAATAGCCTGGCTCAACTCGCCGCTCAAGAGTTGGGGATCGAAGAGCTTGAGCGGTACTTGAAGGGACCGACAGCCGTGGCCTTCGGCTCAGGGGATCTGGTGGCGACGGCCAAAATCCTGACTGCCTTTTCCAAGAAGGCTCCGGTCCTTCAAGTAAAGGTGGGAGTCGTGGATGGCCAGCTCCTACCACGGGAAGAGGTTCTGGCCATGACAGAGCTTCCACCTCGCGAGGTGATGCTGGCCCGTCTCTTGGGGGTCATGGCGGCCCCGCTCAGCGGTCTCGTCACCGTGCTGTCCGGCTCTCTCCGGGGGCTTGTGGTCGGCTTGGATCAGGTCCGGCAGAAAAGAGAGGGGATCGAAGGATGA
- the rplL gene encoding 50S ribosomal protein L7/L12 gives MAQGKVTVQDFLESIDTWTIRDLHEAVKALEEKYGISAAAVAAPAAMAPGAAAPGAVAPAEEQTEFAVILASIGEKKIQVIKEVRAITNLGLKEAKDLVDGAPKPVREGVSKQEAEEIKAKLEGAGATIEVK, from the coding sequence ATGGCACAGGGAAAAGTAACGGTCCAAGATTTTCTTGAATCCATCGACACGTGGACGATCCGGGATCTTCATGAGGCGGTCAAGGCCCTCGAGGAGAAGTACGGCATATCTGCCGCCGCTGTGGCTGCGCCGGCGGCGATGGCCCCGGGGGCTGCTGCTCCCGGCGCGGTAGCGCCTGCTGAGGAGCAAACCGAGTTTGCGGTTATCCTGGCCAGTATCGGCGAGAAGAAGATCCAGGTGATCAAGGAGGTTCGGGCCATCACTAACCTGGGTTTGAAGGAGGCCAAGGACTTGGTCGATGGTGCCCCCAAGCCGGTGAGGGAGGGCGTCTCGAAGCAGGAAGCAGAAGAGATCAAGGCCAAGTTGGAAGGGGCGGGTGCCACAATCGAGGTCAAGTAG